The following proteins are encoded in a genomic region of Iodidimonas sp. SYSU 1G8:
- the metF gene encoding methylenetetrahydrofolate reductase [NAD(P)H] — MSTLAATIDQATAFSLLDWDPGPLSVSFEFFPPNSPKMEENLWAAIKRLEPLAPDFVSVTYGAGGSTRERTHNTVARILRETDLTPAAHLTCIGASRGEIDDIARRYWDEGVRHIVALRGDPAEGAGAYAPHPGGYAYAADLVAGLKRIGDFDISVAGYPDVHPAAPSAQFDLEYLKRKVDAGASRVITQYFFDPASFLRFRDKARAAGISAPIVPGIMPVTKFAQIQRFSAGCGAVVPDWLGRHFEGLDEDPATTRLVASAIVAEQCRQLIAAGVHEFHFYTLNRAELTAGICHLLGLRAREATQ; from the coding sequence ATGAGTACCTTGGCCGCGACCATCGACCAGGCGACCGCGTTCTCGCTGCTGGACTGGGATCCGGGTCCACTCAGCGTGTCGTTCGAGTTCTTCCCGCCCAACAGCCCGAAGATGGAAGAAAATCTCTGGGCGGCGATCAAGCGGCTGGAGCCGCTGGCGCCGGACTTCGTCTCCGTGACCTATGGCGCGGGCGGCTCGACCCGCGAGCGTACGCACAACACGGTTGCCCGCATCCTGCGCGAGACCGATCTGACGCCGGCGGCGCATCTGACCTGCATCGGCGCCTCGCGCGGCGAGATCGACGACATCGCCCGCCGCTACTGGGACGAAGGCGTGCGTCACATCGTGGCGCTGCGCGGTGACCCGGCCGAAGGCGCGGGCGCCTATGCGCCGCATCCCGGCGGCTACGCCTACGCGGCGGATCTGGTCGCCGGACTGAAGCGGATCGGCGATTTCGACATCTCGGTGGCCGGGTATCCCGACGTGCATCCCGCCGCCCCCAGCGCCCAGTTCGATCTGGAATACCTGAAGCGGAAGGTGGATGCCGGCGCCAGCCGTGTGATCACTCAATACTTCTTTGATCCGGCGTCCTTCCTGCGGTTTCGCGACAAGGCGCGTGCCGCCGGGATCAGCGCGCCGATCGTGCCCGGCATCATGCCTGTCACCAAGTTCGCCCAGATCCAGCGCTTCAGCGCCGGCTGCGGCGCGGTGGTGCCGGACTGGCTCGGCCGGCATTTCGAGGGACTGGACGAGGATCCCGCGACCACGCGGCTGGTGGCCAGCGCCATCGTCGCCGAACAGTGCCGGCAGCTGATCGCCGCCGGCGTTCACGAATTCCATTTCTACACGCTCAACCGCGCGGAACTGACGGCCGGCATCTGCCACCTGCTCGGTCTGCGCGCCAGGGAGGCCACGCAATGA